One window of Myxococcus fulvus genomic DNA carries:
- a CDS encoding RsmB/NOP family class I SAM-dependent RNA methyltransferase, translating into MSSEALSLVLAGSPAERVVDRTLRAHRSLSSPQRQALKEVIFNVGLWRRRLDFLLDHPTAPPPLILFAFLHGLAHLPAPEAASLSGVGEGSTPTLNPAPPPSLALRYSLPDWLADHLSQELGPDADAFCAHLNVPGPVTLRTNPLRNSRDDLASRLRSEGVSTRPGAWSPLALHVDGPRPNLYALPSLQEGRFEVQDEGSQLLGLLLDAQPGETVLDLCAGAGGKTLLLGAQMRDSGKLLAHDPDPERLDRLLQRSSRAGLTRVQVLRSPPTPGLDAHRVLVDAPCSELGPLRRGPDLRFHASPDVLSRFPPLQLELLHRAADLLRPGGRLVYATCTVNRAENQDVVVAFLASRPDFHPVRPGQGWLPVACVRDGFLFVAPHLHGTDAFFAAVLERSAG; encoded by the coding sequence ATCTCCTCCGAGGCCCTCTCCCTCGTGCTCGCCGGCTCCCCCGCCGAGCGCGTCGTGGACCGCACCCTCCGCGCCCACCGCTCCCTCTCCAGCCCCCAGCGCCAGGCCCTCAAGGAGGTCATCTTCAACGTCGGCCTCTGGCGCCGCCGCCTCGACTTCCTCCTCGACCACCCCACCGCTCCACCTCCGCTCATCCTCTTCGCCTTCCTCCACGGCCTCGCCCACCTCCCAGCCCCCGAGGCCGCCTCCCTCTCCGGGGTAGGGGAGGGCTCCACCCCCACCCTCAACCCCGCTCCGCCCCCCTCGCTCGCCCTCCGCTACTCCCTGCCGGACTGGCTCGCCGACCACCTCTCCCAGGAACTCGGTCCTGACGCGGACGCCTTCTGCGCCCACCTCAACGTCCCAGGTCCCGTCACCCTGCGTACGAATCCGCTCCGTAACTCCCGGGACGACCTGGCATCCCGCCTCCGCTCCGAGGGCGTCTCCACCCGCCCCGGCGCCTGGAGCCCCCTCGCCCTCCACGTTGACGGACCCCGCCCCAACCTCTACGCGCTGCCCTCCCTCCAGGAAGGCCGCTTTGAGGTCCAGGACGAGGGCAGCCAGCTCCTCGGACTCCTCCTCGATGCTCAACCTGGCGAGACCGTCCTCGACCTATGCGCCGGTGCCGGCGGCAAGACCCTCCTGCTCGGCGCCCAGATGCGCGACTCTGGCAAGCTCCTCGCCCATGACCCGGACCCCGAGCGCCTCGACCGGCTCCTCCAGCGTTCCTCCCGCGCCGGCCTCACCCGCGTCCAGGTCCTCCGCTCCCCACCCACCCCGGGCCTCGACGCCCACCGCGTCCTCGTGGACGCTCCCTGCTCCGAGCTCGGCCCCCTGCGCCGGGGCCCCGACCTGCGCTTCCACGCCTCTCCGGACGTCCTCTCGCGCTTCCCACCCCTCCAGCTCGAGCTCCTCCACCGCGCCGCGGACCTGCTCCGCCCCGGCGGCCGGCTCGTCTACGCCACCTGCACCGTCAACCGCGCCGAGAACCAGGACGTCGTCGTCGCCTTCCTCGCCTCCCGCCCCGACTTCCACCCCGTCCGCCCCGGCCAGGGCTGGCTCCCCGTCGCCTGCGTCCGCGACGGCTTCCTCTTCGTCGCCCCCCACCTGCACGGCACTGACGCCTTCTTCGCCGCCGTCCTCGAACGCTCGGCCGGGTAG